In one window of Arachis ipaensis cultivar K30076 chromosome B06, Araip1.1, whole genome shotgun sequence DNA:
- the LOC107646361 gene encoding uncharacterized protein LOC107646361: MHANVPNIHDLDVNEYVLAFLKKKKKERRKRRSPTPIHSSADVEGRNHHRVLLLAEPASSLPSPNVPELAEPASSFAVAERRRARQLVGASPTPRPHSPPRVLRFPSSSSKMWAVRCLPLKNRVLRAYCSKATWVVEDDSGTSKRMSNTLPSLHAS; the protein is encoded by the exons ATGCATGCCAATG TTCCAAACATTCATGATCTGGATGTGAATGAGTATGTTTtggcttttttaaaaaaaaaaaaaaaggaaagaagaaaaaggagatcACCCACACCCATCCACAGCAGCGCCGACGTTGAGGGCCGCAACCACCACCGCGTTCTGCTTCTCGCCGAGCCCGCCTCCTCATTGCCGTCGCCGAACGTCCCCGAGCTCGCCGAGCCCGCCTCCTCATTTGCCGTTGCTGAACGTCGCCGAGCTCGCCAACTCGTTGGGGCGTCGCCGACACCGCGTCCTCACTCGCCGCCG AGGGTATTAAGATTTCCGTCGTCTTCTTCAAAGATGTGGGCCGTTCGTTGTCTTCCTCTCAA GAATCGAGTGCTGAGAGCTTATTGCTCCAAAGCTACTTGGGTGGTGGAAGATGATTCTGGAACTTCCAAAAGG ATGTCTAATACACTTCCCTCATTACACGCGTCTTAA